The following coding sequences are from one Hydra vulgaris chromosome 04, alternate assembly HydraT2T_AEP window:
- the LOC136079507 gene encoding uncharacterized protein LOC136079507, with product MEEYAQTLQGAAAIRYVAKLQLVSGVDPYKLKFSEWDTNPKSLPSVEYLDIVNYCVYTKSAYTMNELKSYKSLDAYYQFVSGWVFDLASYVVNNRVIVKAKVRHSQSISRPPLQPWIIAEKSGNILAAHCNCMAGLAETCTHVSATLFAIDASVRLEKSRTVTEEAAYWMLPSNVKKVTYSRLKDIDFTSATTMKKNLDNKLSQTPIRQYYLQPLPFVEPPNTTEMNNLFQKLHDTGAKPSILSIVPNFVESYVPRLLSSLYPWVSVELRKDRGTSATLEDIDELCTQILTSNTLLTTKEACQLVEEQTRSQAASHMWFRFRAGRITSSNMKKACITSPLKPSISTVKSICYPSLLKFKTAATDWGCQHESGALDCYTNLIKDKHTELKISKSGLHIDHNNSYLGATPDSLVSCNCCGKGVLEIKCPFCLRDIDIQGCVDKRSSLENVYGKLHLKNLMHIITRFKHKCLCAK from the exons ATGGAGGAATATGCTCAAACATTACAGGGTGCTGCTGCAATTCGGTATGTTGCAAAATTACAGCTTGTTAGTGGGGTAGACccttataaattgaaatttagcGAATGGGACACAAATCCTAAATCACTTCCTTCCGTGGAGTATCTAGACATTGTAAACTATTGCGTCTACACAAAAAGTGCTTATACAATGAAtgaattaaaatcttataaatctCTAGATGCATACTACCAGTTCGTCAGCGGTTGGGTTTTTGATTTGGCAAGCTATGTTGTGAATAACCGTGTCATTGTTAAAGCCAAG GTGAGACACTCTCAGAGTATCAGCCGGCCACCACTACAACCTTGGATTATTGCTGAAAAGAGTGGAAACATTTTAGCTGCACACTGCAACTGTATGGCAGGTTTAGCTGAAACATGTACTCATGTCAGTGCCACGCTCTTTGCAATAGATGCTTCTGTGCGCTTAGAGAAAAGCCGAACTGTTACTGAAGAAGCAGCATACTGGATGCTACCATCAAATGTGAAGAAAGTAACATATTCTAGGCTAAAAGACATTGATTTTACATCGGCAACAACGATGAAAAAGAATCTTGATAATAAGTTATCTCAGACACCTATTAGACAATATTATTTACAGCCTCTTCCGTTTGTAGAACCTCCCAACACTACGGAAATGaacaatctttttcaaaaattacatGACACTGGCGCTAAACCAAGTATACTGTCAATAGTACCTAACTTTGTTGAATCTTACGTTCCTAGGTTATTATCTTCCTTGTACCCCTGGGTTTCTGTAGAACTACGGAAAGACCGAGGCACATCAGCAACACTTGAGGATATAGATGAGTTGTGTACTCAAATTCTAACTAGTAACACGCTGCTTACAACTAAGGAAGCGTGTCAACTTGTAGAAGAGCAGACTAGAAGTCAAGCTGCAAGCCACATGTGGTTTAGATTCCGCGCAGGCAGAATAACTTCTTCAAATATGAAGAAAGCATGCATTACTTCGCCCTTAAAACCATCAATAAGCACTGTAAAATCTATATGTTATCCTTCATTACTTAAGTTTAAAACAGCGGCTACAGACTGGGGGTGTCAGCACGAATCAGGAGCTCTAGATTGCTATACTAACTTAATCAAAGACAAGCATACcgaattaaaaatatctaaaagtggCCTACATATCGACCACAACAACTCATATTTAGGAGCAACTCCAGATTCATTAGTATCTTGTAATTGCTGTGGCAAAGGagtattagaaataaaatgccCATTTTGTCTTCGAGATATAGATATTCAGGGTTGCGTAGACAAAAGGTCATCACTGGAGAATGTTTATGGCAAACTGCATTTGAAAAATCTCATGCACATTATTACCAGGTTCAAACACAAATGTTTGTGTGCAAAGTAA